The following are encoded in a window of Panicum virgatum strain AP13 chromosome 5N, P.virgatum_v5, whole genome shotgun sequence genomic DNA:
- the LOC120675487 gene encoding FCS-Like Zinc finger 10-like yields MVESNGLRGAAPAAAGVFRVAGLFVRLGTSTTKRAEAASSAVDADSVWSPTSPLDFRGLRSSPPRVGLGLVDALTADGGCSVQLGCRSSFLDSIRPFLELALPKAVCGSKAASSAGAATTLDEANDYADSEEYTCVISRGPNPRTTHILAGETLEVRGTGKGEAGGGGCRKAIFSIEPLSDQQLSTSLPAAAPVSAASGRCRCCMKRLPEDRDIFMYLGKAFCSNECRKGDIEEEIEVEEAEELMILDSVLNL; encoded by the exons ATGGTGGAATCCAATGGCCTGCGGGGCGCCGCGCCTGCCGCCGCGGGGGTTTTCAGGGTGGCGGGGCTGTTCGTGAGGCTGGGCACCAGCACCACCAAGAGAGCCGAGGCGGCGAGCAGTGCCGTGGACGCCGACTCGGTGTGGAGTCCGACCTCCCCGCTGGACTTCAGGGGCCTCAGGTCCAGCCCGCCCAGggtcggcctcggcctcgtcgaCGCGCTCACCGCCGACGGGGGCTGCTCCGTGCAGCTGGGGTGCAGGAGCTCGTTCCTCGACTCCATCAGGCCATTCCTCGAGCTGGCGCTGCCCAAGGCGGTGTGCGGGAGCAAAGCTGCCTCgtcggccggcgccgccaccacgcTGGATGAGGCGAACGACTACGCGGACTCCGAGGAGTACACTTGCGTCATCTCGCGCGGGCCCAACCCGCGCACGACGCACATCCTCGCCGGCGAGACGCTGGAGGTGCGCGGCACCGGCAAGGGCGAAGCAGGCGGTGGTGGTTGCAGGAAGGCGATTTTCAGCATCGAGCCTCTGAGCGACCAGCAGCTGTCGACGTcattgccggcggcggcgccggtaaGTGCCGCGtccggccgctgccgctgctgcatgAAGAGGCTGCCGGAGGACAGGGACATCTTCATGTACCT GGGCAAGGCATTCTGCAGCAACGAGTGCAGGAAAGGCGACATCGAGGAGGAGATCGAGgtcgaggaggcggaggagttaATGATTCTGGACTCTGTTCTGAATCTCTGA